One Yoonia sp. BS5-3 genomic window carries:
- a CDS encoding glycoside hydrolase/phage tail family protein — MATIALSAAGAALGGSIGGSVLGLSMATIGRAVGAAVGRRIDERIMGSGSEPIETGRVDRFRLTSAAEGADIRVLYGRLRVPGQVIWASQFSEVKKTSGGGKGAPPTPEVTTYSYTVNIAVALCEGEISRIGRIWADGEEISPVDLNLRVYTGTDDQQPDPKIAAVEGLENTPAYRGTAYVVLEGLPLGQFGNRIPQLTFEVMRPAPGHLADDLSSLVSGVALIPGTGEYGLATSQVFMSPSYGEQVAINTNSPSGQSDFLTSLDALEGELPGCQSVVLVVSWFGDDLRCESCEIRPKVEQNDTDAEKMPWQVSGLSRSAASQVPLLDGQPVYGGTPTDASVFEAIVAMRNRGMDPVFYPFILMEQLSGNTLPDPYTGQAGQAGQPTLPWRGRITSSLAPGVDGSPDGTASAEAEVAAFMGNAETGDFVVSGDRVTYNGDPDWGYRRFILHYAHLCAAAGGVGAFCIGSEMRGLTQIRGAGNSFPAVEALRVLATDVRAILGPNCKISYAADWTEYHGYQPAGTADKFFHLDALWADPNIDFIGVDNYMPLSDWREGEDHADADAKSIYNLDYLTANVAGGEGYDWYYSTPEARDSQRRSVITDGDDEPWVWRYKDFEGWWGNHHHNRVDGVRQATPTAWTPGAKPIWFTEFGCAAIDKGTNQPNKFLDPKSSESQLPYYSSGNRDDLIQVQYIRAVHAHFADRANNPISEVYGGSMIDVERMHVWAWDARPYPYFPGNRDFWSDGDNYARGHWLNGRATNRSLASVVAEICEQSGVTQYDVSELYGIVRGYAQDGGASGRAALQPLMLAYGFDAVERGGKLVFRNRSGRVDHLVDDDTIAIDPEADRALTLIRGSAIEVPSRVQASYLDADADYAAIASEAVYPASGRPVSSQSELPLALTRGEGQHTTNRWLYETRIARDSATFALPPSQNTVGAGDVIRVDTLDHDGLYRIDRADEAGMRMVEATRIDAEAYKPQVTIDDDTALAPFTAPVPVELLFLDLPLLTGDELPHAPHVAAAAAPWPGDVALYSAAQDSGYLLDELISEAATIGTLISPLASGPVGIWDRQAGVRVNLTTGTLSSAMASALLSGANTIAIGDGTPDQWEILQFQSAAVIANGKYEIRGLLRGQLGTHGLMPSVWPAGSIMVLLDGSQQQLNLASSARRSTRHFRYGPASKPITDASYRYASHAFAGNGLRPYPVVHLKGESGANGLDISWIRSSRIDGDLWSDQDIPLGEDSENYEIRIIQDGIDKRVVNVSTTFWTYDQADLASDVGSAPFRLEVAQLSARFGAGPAASLILQA, encoded by the coding sequence ATGGCGACGATTGCGCTTTCAGCGGCTGGAGCAGCTCTTGGTGGAAGTATTGGCGGATCAGTACTTGGTCTGTCGATGGCGACAATTGGCCGTGCGGTTGGCGCGGCTGTTGGCCGGCGGATTGATGAACGCATCATGGGCAGCGGGAGCGAGCCGATTGAAACCGGCCGTGTTGATCGTTTTCGTCTGACCAGCGCGGCTGAAGGGGCCGATATTCGCGTGCTGTATGGGCGTTTGCGGGTGCCGGGGCAAGTGATCTGGGCCTCACAGTTTAGCGAAGTCAAGAAAACCTCTGGCGGTGGAAAGGGGGCACCACCGACACCCGAAGTGACGACCTATTCCTACACCGTAAATATTGCTGTTGCCCTTTGTGAGGGAGAGATTAGTCGGATTGGTCGGATTTGGGCCGATGGTGAAGAAATTTCACCTGTTGATCTGAATCTGCGTGTTTATACCGGGACCGATGACCAGCAGCCCGATCCGAAAATCGCGGCGGTCGAAGGGTTGGAAAACACACCAGCCTATCGAGGCACTGCCTATGTGGTGCTGGAGGGTTTACCGTTAGGTCAGTTTGGCAACCGTATTCCGCAATTGACTTTTGAGGTCATGAGACCGGCACCGGGACATTTGGCCGACGATCTTTCTTCCTTGGTTTCCGGTGTCGCCTTGATCCCCGGTACAGGCGAATATGGGTTGGCGACTTCTCAGGTTTTCATGTCGCCCTCTTACGGCGAGCAGGTCGCGATAAATACAAATTCCCCATCTGGTCAAAGTGATTTTCTGACATCTTTGGATGCTTTGGAGGGCGAGTTGCCCGGGTGTCAATCGGTCGTTTTGGTTGTTTCGTGGTTCGGCGATGACCTTCGGTGCGAGAGTTGCGAGATCCGCCCTAAAGTCGAACAAAACGATACCGATGCGGAGAAAATGCCTTGGCAGGTCTCTGGCCTATCCCGCAGCGCTGCATCGCAGGTTCCTTTGCTGGACGGTCAGCCCGTCTATGGTGGAACACCGACTGATGCCTCGGTTTTCGAAGCGATTGTCGCGATGCGGAACCGTGGCATGGACCCAGTTTTTTATCCGTTTATCTTAATGGAGCAGTTGTCGGGCAATACACTGCCTGATCCTTACACTGGTCAGGCTGGTCAGGCTGGTCAGCCCACGTTGCCCTGGCGTGGGCGGATTACGTCTTCGCTTGCCCCCGGTGTTGACGGCTCGCCTGACGGAACGGCAAGCGCTGAGGCCGAGGTTGCGGCATTCATGGGCAACGCTGAAACGGGTGATTTTGTCGTGTCCGGTGATCGCGTCACCTACAATGGCGATCCCGATTGGGGATATCGGCGTTTCATTCTGCACTACGCGCATCTTTGCGCGGCCGCAGGCGGGGTTGGTGCGTTCTGTATCGGCTCTGAAATGCGCGGTTTGACCCAGATCCGGGGGGCGGGGAACAGCTTTCCTGCGGTTGAAGCGCTGCGCGTTTTAGCTACAGATGTGCGTGCGATCTTGGGGCCCAATTGCAAGATCAGTTATGCCGCTGATTGGACCGAATATCATGGGTATCAACCAGCTGGGACGGCAGACAAGTTCTTTCATCTGGATGCTTTGTGGGCTGATCCGAATATCGACTTTATTGGTGTTGACAATTACATGCCGCTATCTGATTGGCGTGAAGGCGAAGATCATGCCGATGCCGATGCGAAATCCATCTACAACCTCGATTATCTGACTGCCAACGTCGCCGGCGGCGAGGGCTATGATTGGTATTACTCCACGCCAGAGGCCCGCGATTCACAACGTAGGTCGGTCATTACAGATGGCGATGATGAGCCATGGGTCTGGCGTTATAAGGACTTTGAAGGATGGTGGGGCAATCACCATCACAACAGAGTCGATGGTGTTCGTCAGGCCACGCCGACCGCGTGGACACCGGGTGCAAAACCAATCTGGTTCACCGAATTTGGTTGTGCTGCGATCGACAAGGGCACCAACCAACCTAATAAATTCCTCGATCCTAAGTCATCAGAGTCGCAATTGCCCTATTATTCATCCGGCAATCGGGATGATCTTATTCAGGTTCAGTACATCCGGGCCGTTCATGCCCATTTTGCGGATAGGGCAAACAATCCGATCTCTGAGGTTTATGGCGGCAGTATGATCGATGTGGAACGGATGCATGTGTGGGCATGGGACGCGCGGCCTTACCCCTATTTTCCCGGAAACCGCGACTTTTGGTCCGACGGTGACAATTACGCGCGCGGGCACTGGCTGAACGGTCGTGCTACGAACCGGTCTTTGGCCTCTGTCGTTGCTGAGATTTGCGAACAGTCTGGTGTCACGCAATATGATGTCTCAGAGCTTTATGGGATCGTTCGTGGGTATGCGCAGGACGGCGGTGCATCGGGGCGGGCAGCGTTGCAGCCGCTGATGCTTGCCTATGGTTTTGACGCTGTTGAGCGTGGCGGAAAACTTGTCTTTCGAAACAGATCCGGACGTGTCGACCATCTGGTTGATGATGACACGATCGCAATCGACCCAGAAGCCGACCGTGCGCTGACCTTGATCCGTGGCTCTGCGATTGAAGTTCCGAGCCGCGTTCAAGCGTCTTACTTGGATGCTGATGCAGATTACGCGGCAATCGCGTCAGAGGCAGTGTACCCGGCAAGTGGCCGTCCTGTGTCGTCCCAAAGCGAATTGCCGCTCGCCCTGACAAGAGGCGAGGGGCAACATACAACCAATCGTTGGCTTTATGAGACGCGGATTGCCAGAGATAGCGCAACATTTGCGCTGCCACCTTCACAAAATACCGTTGGCGCTGGCGATGTCATTCGCGTGGATACACTGGATCATGACGGGCTTTATCGTATTGATCGGGCAGATGAGGCCGGGATGCGGATGGTTGAGGCAACACGTATCGATGCCGAAGCATACAAGCCGCAAGTGACCATCGATGATGATACGGCCCTGGCGCCATTCACAGCGCCTGTTCCGGTGGAACTGTTGTTTCTTGATCTGCCTTTGCTGACGGGGGATGAGCTGCCGCATGCACCTCATGTCGCGGCGGCTGCTGCGCCTTGGCCAGGGGATGTTGCCCTTTATAGCGCTGCGCAGGATAGTGGATATCTTCTCGACGAATTGATCAGCGAGGCCGCGACGATTGGTACACTTATAAGCCCGCTTGCAAGTGGTCCTGTTGGTATCTGGGATCGACAGGCGGGTGTGCGTGTCAATCTGACGACTGGTACGCTCAGCTCGGCGATGGCAAGCGCGCTTTTGTCAGGGGCGAATACAATAGCAATTGGTGACGGCACGCCTGATCAATGGGAAATCCTTCAGTTCCAAAGCGCGGCGGTTATCGCGAATGGCAAATACGAGATCCGAGGGTTGCTGCGCGGGCAGCTTGGCACCCATGGCTTGATGCCTAGCGTATGGCCTGCTGGATCAATCATGGTTTTGTTGGACGGCAGTCAGCAACAACTGAACCTCGCATCCAGTGCGCGGAGGAGCACCAGACACTTCCGCTATGGTCCGGCCAGCAAGCCAATCACGGACGCCAGCTATCGCTACGCAAGCCATGCGTTTGCAGGAAATGGTCTGCGGCCATATCCGGTGGTTCATTTGAAGGGCGAAAGCGGCGCAAACGGGCTTGATATCTCATGGATACGATCCAGCCGGATCGACGGGGACCTATGGTCTGACCAAGATATCCCGCTGGGAGAGGACAGCGAAAATTATGAAATTCGGATCATCCAAGATGGGATCGACAAACGCGTGGTCAATGTAAGCACGACCTTCTGGACCTATGATCAGGCAGATCTCGCAAGCGATGTCGGCAGCGCCCCGTTCCGTCTGGAAGTTGCGCAGTTATCGGCACGTTTCGGGGCTGGTCCTGCTGCTTCGCTTATCTTGCAGGCTTAG
- the cysE gene encoding serine O-acetyltransferase — translation MAQLQKTLAEVDPVWSRICQEAEMAIQEEPLMGGLIHSGVLHHGSFEGALAYRLSMKLASSEMSEQILREIADAAYAAEPNLTSAARADMVAIFDRDPACHRLIQPLLFFKGFQAIQSYRLGNWLWRSGKRDLAYFVQMRVSEMFGVDIHPAAQIGQGIMIDHAHSIVVGETAVVGDNVSMLHSVTLGGTGKEDDDRHPKIGNGVLIGAGAKVLGNIRVGHCSRIAAGSVVLEEVPPMKTVAGVPAKIVGEAGCSQPSLTMDQLLNGS, via the coding sequence ATGGCACAATTACAAAAGACGCTTGCCGAAGTTGATCCGGTTTGGAGTCGTATTTGCCAAGAGGCTGAGATGGCTATCCAAGAAGAGCCGCTGATGGGTGGATTGATCCACTCAGGTGTGCTGCACCATGGCTCTTTCGAGGGGGCGCTTGCCTACCGGCTTTCGATGAAACTGGCTTCGTCAGAGATGTCCGAACAGATTTTACGCGAAATTGCTGATGCGGCCTATGCAGCGGAACCAAACCTGACAAGTGCCGCCCGCGCGGACATGGTGGCGATCTTTGACCGTGATCCGGCTTGCCATCGGTTGATCCAACCATTGTTGTTTTTCAAAGGGTTCCAAGCGATCCAATCCTATCGCTTGGGCAATTGGCTCTGGCGCAGTGGAAAACGGGATTTGGCATATTTTGTGCAAATGCGGGTTAGTGAGATGTTCGGCGTTGATATTCACCCGGCTGCGCAGATCGGGCAGGGTATTATGATTGATCACGCGCACTCAATCGTTGTGGGGGAAACAGCCGTGGTTGGGGACAACGTCTCAATGCTACATTCGGTCACACTTGGGGGCACCGGCAAAGAGGACGATGATCGGCATCCGAAGATCGGAAACGGGGTTTTGATCGGGGCGGGGGCGAAGGTGCTTGGTAATATTCGCGTCGGACATTGTAGCCGGATCGCGGCGGGGTCGGTCGTGCTGGAAGAAGTGCCCCCCATGAAGACCGTCGCTGGGGTCCCCGCAAAAATCGTTGGTGAAGCAGGGTGCTCGCAGCCATCGCTGACGATGGATCAGTTGCTAAATGGCTCTTAA
- a CDS encoding pyruvate dehydrogenase complex E1 component subunit beta translates to MATEILMPALSPTMEEGTLAKWLVKEGDTVSSGDIMAEIETDKATMEFEAVDEGIVGKILIAEGTEGVKVNDVIAILVEDGEEVPDQVGDSGSASDAAPAPAPGPQPKPAEAAAPAAVADTSPDWAADVEVKSTTVREALRDAMAEEMRRDEEVFLMGEEVAEYQGAYKISQGLLDEFGAKRVIDTPITEHGFAGIATGAAFGGLKPIVEFMTFNFAMQAIDQIINSAAKTLYMSGGQMGAPMVFRGPNGAAARVGAQHSQDYAAWYMQIPGLKVVMPYSAADAKGLLKSAIRDPNPVIFLENEILYGRSFDVPVMDDFTIPFGKAKIERAGDDVTIVSFGIGMQYALEAAEKLAEDGISAEVINLRTLRPIDLPTVLASVQKTNRCVTVEEGWPQGSVGSWLASEIMQQAFDYLDAPVITCTGKDVPMPYAANLEKLALVTTDEVIAAVKQVTYR, encoded by the coding sequence ATGGCAACTGAAATCCTTATGCCCGCCCTCTCGCCCACTATGGAAGAAGGCACGCTGGCCAAATGGCTGGTCAAAGAAGGCGATACCGTTTCATCCGGCGATATCATGGCCGAAATCGAGACCGACAAAGCCACGATGGAATTTGAAGCCGTCGATGAAGGCATCGTTGGCAAAATCCTGATCGCGGAAGGCACCGAAGGCGTCAAAGTGAACGATGTGATCGCGATCCTGGTGGAAGACGGCGAAGAGGTCCCCGATCAAGTCGGGGACAGCGGCAGCGCGAGCGACGCAGCCCCGGCCCCTGCGCCGGGGCCTCAGCCGAAACCCGCAGAAGCGGCCGCCCCTGCCGCTGTTGCAGACACCTCACCCGATTGGGCCGCAGATGTTGAGGTGAAGTCAACCACCGTCCGCGAAGCCTTGCGCGATGCTATGGCCGAAGAAATGCGCCGGGACGAAGAGGTCTTCCTTATGGGTGAGGAGGTCGCTGAGTATCAGGGTGCTTATAAGATCAGCCAGGGTCTGCTGGACGAATTTGGCGCCAAGCGTGTGATCGACACCCCCATCACCGAGCACGGATTTGCCGGGATCGCCACGGGCGCGGCCTTTGGTGGCTTGAAGCCGATCGTCGAATTCATGACGTTTAACTTCGCCATGCAAGCCATTGATCAAATTATTAACTCTGCTGCCAAGACGCTTTATATGTCAGGTGGTCAGATGGGCGCGCCCATGGTCTTTCGCGGCCCGAACGGGGCTGCTGCCCGCGTCGGTGCACAACACAGCCAGGACTACGCCGCCTGGTACATGCAGATCCCCGGCCTCAAGGTTGTGATGCCCTATTCGGCGGCTGACGCCAAGGGCCTGCTAAAAAGCGCCATCCGCGATCCGAACCCGGTGATCTTCCTTGAAAACGAAATCCTTTATGGCCGTAGCTTTGATGTGCCGGTGATGGATGATTTCACCATTCCCTTTGGCAAGGCCAAGATCGAGCGCGCCGGTGACGACGTGACCATCGTCAGCTTTGGTATCGGTATGCAATACGCCCTTGAGGCGGCTGAAAAACTGGCCGAGGACGGCATCAGCGCCGAAGTGATCAACCTGCGCACCCTGCGCCCGATTGATTTGCCCACGGTTCTGGCCTCGGTTCAGAAAACCAACCGCTGCGTCACCGTCGAAGAAGGCTGGCCGCAAGGCTCTGTCGGGTCCTGGCTGGCCTCCGAGATCATGCAGCAGGCGTTTGACTATCTTGATGCCCCAGTGATCACCTGTACGGGCAAGGACGTTCCGATGCCATATGCCGCCAACCTTGAAAAACTTGCGCTGGTCACCACCGATGAGGTGATCGCCGCAGTGAAACAAGTCACATACCGTTAA
- the pdhA gene encoding pyruvate dehydrogenase (acetyl-transferring) E1 component subunit alpha translates to MPPKKAAAKPNVSAEELLGHYREMLLIRRFEEKAGQLYGMGLIGGFCHLYIGQEAVVVGLEAAADEGDKRVTSYRDHGHMLACGMDPKGIMAELTGREGGFSKGKGGSMHMFSKEKHFYGGHGIVGAQVPIGAGLAFADKYRGNDRVTFAYFGDGAANQGQVYETYNMAQLWDLPVVFVIENNGYAMGTSVVRSTKSPSLWERGAAYGIAGEEVDGMSVLAVKEAGERAVAHCRAGKGPYILEVKTYRYRGHSMSDPAKYRTRDEVQKMRDERDPIEQVRDILLTGKHASEDDLKAIDKEIKAIVNDAAEFSKESPEPALDELWTDIYAEVEA, encoded by the coding sequence ATGCCGCCCAAAAAGGCCGCCGCGAAACCCAACGTCTCAGCCGAGGAGCTGCTGGGACATTACCGTGAAATGCTGCTGATCCGGCGCTTTGAAGAAAAGGCTGGCCAGCTTTATGGCATGGGCCTGATTGGTGGGTTCTGCCACCTCTACATCGGCCAGGAAGCTGTTGTTGTAGGCCTTGAGGCCGCAGCAGATGAGGGTGACAAGCGCGTCACCTCATATCGTGATCACGGTCATATGCTGGCCTGTGGCATGGACCCCAAAGGCATCATGGCCGAGCTGACCGGCCGCGAGGGCGGCTTTTCCAAGGGCAAGGGCGGCTCGATGCATATGTTTTCCAAGGAAAAGCACTTCTACGGCGGTCACGGGATCGTTGGTGCTCAGGTTCCTATCGGCGCGGGCCTTGCCTTTGCCGATAAATACAGAGGCAATGACCGCGTCACCTTTGCTTATTTTGGCGATGGTGCCGCGAACCAGGGTCAGGTCTATGAAACCTATAACATGGCCCAGCTTTGGGATCTGCCCGTTGTTTTTGTCATTGAAAACAACGGCTACGCCATGGGTACATCAGTTGTACGTTCGACAAAATCACCATCCCTGTGGGAGCGTGGTGCCGCCTATGGCATCGCCGGTGAAGAGGTTGACGGGATGTCTGTCCTTGCCGTGAAAGAGGCCGGTGAACGCGCCGTTGCCCATTGCCGTGCTGGCAAGGGCCCATACATCCTTGAGGTCAAGACATATCGCTACCGCGGCCATTCGATGTCCGACCCTGCCAAATACCGGACCCGTGACGAAGTGCAGAAAATGCGCGATGAGCGTGATCCGATTGAGCAGGTCCGCGACATTCTGTTGACCGGCAAGCACGCTTCAGAAGACGATCTGAAAGCCATCGACAAAGAGATCAAAGCCATCGTCAATGACGCGGCAGAGTTTTCCAAAGAAAGCCCAGAGCCTGCCTTGGATGAGCTTTGGACAGACATTTACGCAGAAGTGGAGGCGTAA
- a CDS encoding septum formation initiator family protein yields MLRRSRPPLGSLFYFLSMLMLGLYFTFAAVQGDYGLFKRIEMQAEADALQTELAALQAEVDRMENLTTRLSDNFLDLDLLDQQARDVLGMIRADEIVIR; encoded by the coding sequence ATGTTACGACGCAGCCGCCCCCCGTTGGGATCTTTGTTCTATTTCCTCAGCATGTTGATGCTTGGGCTGTATTTCACATTTGCGGCCGTTCAAGGTGACTATGGCCTGTTCAAACGCATTGAAATGCAGGCCGAAGCTGACGCGCTGCAAACCGAGCTTGCCGCATTGCAGGCCGAAGTGGATCGCATGGAAAACCTGACGACACGTCTATCAGACAATTTCCTGGACCTCGATCTGCTGGATCAGCAAGCCCGCGATGTGCTGGGCATGATCCGGGCCGACGAAATCGTCATCCGCTGA
- a CDS encoding class I fructose-bisphosphate aldolase, whose product MKTTKIVQKILRNYEGETPGVKANLARILMAGKLGGTGKMIILPVDQGFEHGPARSFAPNPAAYDPHYHYKLAIDAGLNAYAAPLGMIEAGADTFAGQIPTILKVNSANSLIPNAAPKTQAITASVDDALRLGCAAIGFTIYPGSSAALNMFSDIAEMRKEAAAKGIATVIWSYPRGEALDKDGETAIDIAAYAAQIAALLGAHIIKIKLSTDHLSLPAAKTVYEERKIDIATQAARVRHCVESALGGRRLIVFSGGAAKGADAVYDDARAIRDGDGNGSIIGRNSFQRDRADALSMLAQLVEIYRGKA is encoded by the coding sequence ATGAAAACGACCAAGATTGTCCAAAAAATCCTGCGCAATTACGAGGGGGAGACGCCCGGCGTCAAAGCCAATCTGGCCCGTATCCTGATGGCCGGAAAGCTGGGCGGCACAGGCAAGATGATCATCCTGCCCGTCGATCAGGGGTTTGAGCATGGCCCTGCCCGGTCATTCGCGCCCAATCCTGCAGCCTATGATCCCCATTACCACTATAAGCTGGCGATCGATGCGGGCCTGAACGCCTATGCCGCCCCCTTGGGCATGATTGAGGCTGGCGCCGATACCTTTGCCGGGCAAATCCCAACCATCCTGAAGGTCAATTCGGCAAACTCCCTAATCCCGAATGCCGCCCCCAAAACACAGGCAATCACAGCGTCCGTCGATGATGCATTGCGCCTGGGCTGCGCGGCCATTGGTTTTACGATTTATCCTGGCTCTTCTGCCGCACTGAACATGTTTTCGGACATTGCAGAGATGCGCAAAGAGGCCGCCGCAAAGGGGATTGCAACGGTCATCTGGTCATATCCACGTGGTGAAGCCCTGGATAAAGACGGTGAGACTGCAATTGATATTGCCGCCTATGCCGCGCAAATCGCGGCGCTATTGGGTGCCCATATCATCAAGATCAAGCTCAGCACCGATCATCTGAGCCTGCCTGCCGCCAAAACTGTTTATGAAGAGCGAAAGATCGACATTGCCACACAAGCCGCCCGGGTCCGGCACTGTGTTGAAAGCGCGCTTGGCGGTCGTCGTCTTATCGTGTTTTCCGGCGGTGCCGCCAAAGGTGCTGATGCGGTTTACGATGATGCGCGGGCTATCCGCGATGGCGACGGGAATGGCTCGATCATCGGGCGCAACTCGTTCCAACGCGACCGTGCTGACGCGCTGTCGATGTTGGCGCAACTGGTTGAGATTTATCGCGGAAAGGCATAA